In a genomic window of Mucilaginibacter sp. KACC 22063:
- a CDS encoding GTP-binding protein encodes MNKLPVTVLSGFLGAGKTTLLNHILHNKANLKVAVIVNDMSEVNIDARLVSAEKTLSRTEEKLVEMNNGCICCTLREDLMIEVEKLAKENRFDYLLIESTGISEPIPVAQTFTFIDNNAGIDLSRFSRLDTMVTVVDCFNFYKDFGSAERLIDRALVGDDADQRTIVNLLTEQIEFANVIILNKTDLIGPGDLQLLEALIKRLNPEAKVIHSCFGKVAPQEILDTGLFDFDKASQAAGWIKELQNEHTPETEEYGISSMVFRSRKPFHPVRFWQWLHQDFPTNIIRSKGMFWIASRPDYAINFSQAGGSSRLETAGVWWASMSYAERIRYSDYLENKDYIEGKWVKDWDDRMNELVFIGQDMEKAKLMEELASCLISEVEVTDYLEGKKFEDPFQIAC; translated from the coding sequence ATGAATAAATTGCCCGTGACTGTACTTAGCGGCTTCTTAGGAGCCGGGAAAACAACCTTGCTAAATCACATTCTACATAATAAGGCAAATCTCAAGGTAGCGGTTATCGTGAATGATATGAGCGAGGTTAATATCGATGCCCGGTTAGTTTCCGCTGAAAAAACATTGTCTCGCACGGAAGAAAAGCTGGTGGAAATGAACAACGGCTGCATTTGCTGTACACTCCGGGAGGACCTGATGATCGAAGTGGAAAAATTAGCGAAAGAAAACAGGTTCGATTACCTGCTGATCGAAAGCACCGGCATTTCAGAACCGATCCCTGTAGCACAGACATTCACCTTTATTGACAACAACGCGGGTATTGATCTCAGCCGGTTTTCCAGGCTGGATACGATGGTCACCGTGGTGGATTGCTTTAACTTTTACAAAGATTTCGGCAGTGCGGAGCGGCTGATTGACCGGGCGCTGGTGGGTGATGACGCCGATCAGCGGACCATTGTGAACCTGCTGACAGAACAGATCGAATTCGCTAACGTGATCATTTTGAACAAGACAGATCTCATTGGTCCGGGGGATCTCCAGTTACTGGAAGCATTGATCAAACGCTTAAACCCGGAAGCGAAGGTAATTCATTCCTGTTTCGGCAAAGTGGCACCGCAAGAAATTCTCGACACGGGGTTGTTTGACTTTGATAAAGCATCACAGGCAGCCGGATGGATCAAAGAACTGCAAAATGAGCATACACCGGAAACGGAGGAATACGGCATAAGCTCCATGGTGTTCAGGAGCAGGAAACCTTTTCATCCTGTGCGTTTCTGGCAATGGTTACATCAGGATTTCCCTACAAACATTATCCGTTCAAAAGGCATGTTCTGGATTGCATCAAGACCCGATTATGCCATAAATTTTTCCCAGGCAGGTGGCTCAAGCCGGTTAGAAACGGCCGGGGTATGGTGGGCCAGCATGAGTTATGCCGAGCGCATCCGCTACAGCGATTACCTGGAAAACAAAGATTACATTGAGGGAAAGTGGGTTAAAGATTGGGACGACCGGATGAACGAATTAGTATTCATCGGACAGGATATGGAAAAGGCAAAATTGATGGAAGAGTTAGCGTCTTGCCTGATCAGCGAAGTAGAAGTAACCGATTACCTGGAGGGAAAGAAATTTGAAGACCCGTTCCAGATTGCTTGTTAA
- a CDS encoding TonB-dependent receptor: MLLASLVWTNFLFAQVSLSGRATGTHGEDLPGTTIRVGTVSTVADSAGNYRLDGLQAGQATLQASLTGYHSVILLIHLHQKNNYRDIRLIPQEVALSEVTVKGKTAVSEAREQPQHLTVIDLKPYYDRPEGALALLNQAAGVKVRQQGGLGSQADYYLNGLSGKQVRFFIDDLPLDFLGPGLNINLLPANVIERIDVYKGVVPVRLGADALGGAINVMTRHNTGNYLDASYALSSFNTHRATLSLHRNINTHFFTDINAFYNTTRNNYPVDVNVINSTGNPVPVTVNRFHDGFHNLFASAKAGVKDLSWADELSLNASWSGISQQVQNNPVMTQPYGQVTYSNNAQSYVLHYRKRWDKWLVNLAGGQTTVRGHYVDTSLNTYDWYGRVVARRSSGGESFGPLTDLHNSQVSDLLRGNATYLLNQQTSFEFSGQLLHFLQTENNPATVDFPVNLDQKIFGFAVNRSFLDQRLSTIVSVKYFDFGSRGYQFSSGGDISGASAAKQQWGWNEALRYVFNPVWSAKASYEYAARLPDQTELFGTYIQRTRPNPSLVPETSHNVNTGVTAAFPLTGFSINGFYRLADHLIYAPPSTFFLLYQNLLKAQFTGVETEYWLKPLPGWRLDLNATYQNIVNRSLSGNSGDADNRHYGLRLPNIPFLFANGQLLWNHEHTFQPADRLSVWLQGSYVHWYYLYWANDGDASTKAIIPTQFTQTAGISYALQHDRYALSMEVQNLTNRKVYDNYSVQLPGWSLHLKLHYLLK; encoded by the coding sequence TTGTTACTGGCAAGCCTGGTCTGGACCAATTTTTTATTCGCCCAGGTATCCCTGTCCGGTCGTGCCACGGGTACGCATGGTGAAGACCTTCCCGGCACCACTATTCGCGTTGGTACTGTCAGTACTGTGGCGGATAGCGCAGGTAATTACCGACTAGATGGTTTGCAGGCAGGACAGGCAACGCTGCAGGCATCATTAACCGGTTATCATTCTGTAATACTGCTAATTCATCTCCATCAAAAGAACAATTACCGGGATATCCGGCTGATCCCGCAAGAGGTCGCCCTTTCAGAAGTAACAGTCAAAGGCAAGACGGCTGTTTCCGAAGCGCGTGAACAGCCCCAGCATCTGACTGTGATCGATCTGAAACCATATTACGACCGGCCGGAAGGTGCTTTGGCGCTCCTCAACCAGGCGGCAGGCGTTAAAGTACGCCAGCAAGGCGGCCTGGGAAGTCAGGCAGACTATTACCTGAACGGGCTTTCGGGCAAACAGGTACGTTTTTTTATCGATGATCTGCCGCTGGATTTCCTCGGCCCCGGCCTGAATATCAACCTGCTGCCTGCTAATGTGATAGAACGCATCGATGTCTATAAAGGTGTTGTGCCGGTACGGCTGGGAGCTGATGCTTTAGGTGGCGCCATTAATGTGATGACCAGGCATAATACCGGTAATTACCTGGATGCTTCTTATGCGCTGAGTTCTTTTAATACCCACCGGGCTACGTTAAGCCTGCACCGGAATATCAACACGCATTTTTTTACGGATATTAACGCATTTTATAATACTACCCGCAACAATTATCCTGTTGATGTGAATGTTATCAACAGCACAGGAAACCCGGTACCGGTTACCGTCAATCGTTTCCATGACGGATTTCATAACCTGTTCGCATCAGCCAAAGCGGGTGTAAAAGATTTAAGCTGGGCCGATGAGTTAAGTTTAAATGCTTCCTGGTCAGGCATATCCCAGCAAGTGCAGAATAATCCGGTAATGACCCAGCCGTACGGACAGGTCACCTATTCCAACAACGCACAAAGTTACGTACTCCACTATCGCAAACGCTGGGATAAATGGTTGGTTAATCTGGCCGGCGGACAAACTACAGTGCGAGGCCATTATGTGGATACTTCACTCAATACTTATGATTGGTACGGCAGGGTTGTAGCACGGCGTAGCAGCGGCGGGGAAAGTTTTGGCCCGCTGACCGATCTGCACAACAGTCAGGTCAGCGATCTGCTGCGCGGAAACGCGACCTACCTTTTAAATCAGCAGACCAGCTTCGAGTTCTCCGGCCAGTTGCTGCATTTTTTGCAAACAGAAAATAACCCGGCGACAGTCGATTTTCCGGTGAATCTCGATCAAAAGATCTTTGGGTTCGCGGTCAACCGCAGCTTTCTGGATCAGCGCTTAAGCACAATTGTCTCGGTTAAATATTTTGATTTCGGGAGCCGGGGATATCAGTTCAGTTCGGGCGGAGATATTAGTGGAGCCTCTGCGGCTAAACAGCAATGGGGATGGAACGAAGCCCTGCGGTATGTGTTTAACCCCGTGTGGTCAGCAAAGGCTTCTTACGAGTATGCCGCGCGGCTGCCGGATCAAACGGAATTGTTCGGAACCTATATCCAGCGTACCCGGCCAAACCCGTCGCTGGTACCGGAAACCAGTCACAATGTCAATACAGGTGTTACTGCTGCCTTTCCGCTCACGGGGTTCAGTATCAATGGCTTTTACCGGCTGGCTGATCACCTGATCTATGCGCCGCCTTCTACTTTCTTTTTATTATATCAAAACCTATTGAAGGCGCAGTTTACCGGCGTGGAAACTGAATACTGGCTGAAGCCGTTGCCCGGATGGCGGCTGGACCTCAACGCTACTTATCAGAACATTGTTAACCGGTCACTGTCAGGAAACTCTGGTGACGCTGATAACCGGCACTATGGGCTGCGTTTGCCCAATATTCCCTTTCTTTTTGCCAACGGGCAGCTGCTGTGGAACCATGAGCATACGTTTCAGCCGGCCGACCGTCTTTCCGTATGGCTGCAAGGCAGTTATGTACACTGGTATTACCTCTATTGGGCCAACGACGGCGATGCGTCAACAAAGGCGATTATCCCAACACAGTTCACACAGACGGCAGGAATCAGTTATGCTTTGCAGCATGACCGTTACGCACTCAGCATGGAGGTACAGAACTTAACTAACCGTAAGGTATATGATAATTACAGTGTGCAATTGCCCGGGTGGTCACTGCATTTAAAGCTCCACTATTTACTTAAATAA
- a CDS encoding ABC transporter ATP-binding protein, which produces MLTLQQLRKSYGSHQALKGIDLKIASGEIYGLLGANGAGKSTAINILLGFTRPDGGRATLDGIDLLADPRKVSALVAYLPEVVQLYPLLSGLENLDFFSKLAGFNYSKDQLRDLLSRCGLQEQAHTQLIGSYSKGMRQKVGIAIALAKNAKLLVMDEPTSGLDPRAVEDFSIQVKAFADLGGAVLMATHDLFNAVAIGSRLGIMRLGEIIHTLDTAGISAADLQKLYLETI; this is translated from the coding sequence ATGCTGACTCTTCAACAATTACGTAAATCCTACGGCAGCCACCAGGCCTTAAAAGGTATTGACCTGAAAATCGCCTCCGGCGAGATATATGGCTTATTGGGGGCCAACGGTGCCGGGAAGTCTACGGCGATCAACATCCTGCTGGGCTTTACCCGGCCGGATGGCGGGCGGGCGACATTGGACGGTATTGATCTTTTAGCAGACCCGCGCAAAGTGTCGGCTTTGGTAGCCTATCTCCCGGAAGTCGTACAGCTCTATCCGCTGCTTTCCGGACTGGAAAACCTGGACTTCTTCAGTAAGCTTGCAGGGTTTAATTATAGTAAAGACCAGCTTCGGGATTTGTTAAGCCGTTGTGGCCTGCAGGAACAGGCGCATACGCAACTGATTGGTAGTTATTCGAAAGGCATGCGCCAAAAAGTAGGTATCGCTATTGCACTGGCCAAGAACGCCAAACTGCTGGTGATGGACGAACCGACCAGCGGGCTTGACCCCCGCGCTGTCGAGGACTTTAGTATCCAGGTGAAAGCTTTCGCTGATCTTGGAGGTGCCGTGCTCATGGCTACACATGACCTTTTCAATGCCGTAGCCATTGGCTCCCGGTTGGGCATCATGCGCCTGGGCGAGATCATACATACGCTGGATACCGCCGGCATATCTGCCGCCGACCTGCAAAAACTTTACCTGGAAACGATATGA
- a CDS encoding outer membrane beta-barrel protein, whose product MKLNTAIFMAYFRNTDTSANGGKRDRNTFKVAAGLTVVLFLICTLQVNGQNRLLKGLVSGQGTPLSGATIRLYRLPDTILAQQVTSDQQGAFSFNIQEPFRYQIRFTAVGYQPYTYEVNSLSTVIKINLQPLVTKLAEVNISSPPNAVSVKQGKLTYNVEQSATATGSNVLELLRRTPGVNVDQDGNILLKGSAAVNVMLDGRMTYLSGQQLSRLLEGMNSGTVSKIEVITTPSAQFDAAGNAGIINIMSRRTNKAGYALNISSGMTISRYLLHSESLNGNVRTGKVNFFGSFGYNYRRRFLEETSTQLSGGSTLLRDGINPNQSRFYSYKGGVDINLSSRQQLGFSYTGTTDDWSKDAAGTLTIINNANQITSRVLSHDYAKEPFYNNIFNLNYLLKLDTLGKVLSADADYIGYRNFSDGYLNSNTYDPQGNLVGGFQQLNFHQPSIIHIRSFKADLTLPFKTWKYKAGVKYAAVETDNNFRYDSLANGVSTYAPSLSDHFQYHERIAAAYGSVSCKWVGTDLEAGLRAEQTNLDANAIAAGRRNTANYLSWFPSLGITQSLGKEQQLDLSVSRRINRPNYTDLNPVRYYIDKYALYQGNPGLVAETSWLSQLSYTWKDRYIASLSYNHSENFIGRTATVDPVTQLLTLSTGNFPHRDRLELQLIIPVTLAAFWEVQTTTTFSHTAYPVAQLAGPLTVTKDAVDLFVNQTFRLPAKITFELQTRYTSPDLNGAYMSRYYFTMDGGFKKSFLNKKLDARLAFADLFHTGWYWGYSLSDTLPYSYKNTPDSRRLSFSLVYHLGGKLTPGKTHRTEEQDRL is encoded by the coding sequence ATGAAACTCAACACTGCTATTTTTATGGCCTATTTTCGAAACACTGACACTTCTGCCAACGGCGGCAAAAGGGACCGGAATACATTCAAAGTAGCGGCTGGCTTAACGGTAGTCCTGTTTTTAATATGTACGCTACAGGTTAACGGGCAAAACCGATTATTAAAAGGGCTGGTTAGCGGGCAGGGTACTCCACTGTCCGGTGCCACGATCCGGCTTTACCGGTTACCCGACACCATTTTGGCGCAGCAAGTCACCAGTGATCAGCAAGGCGCGTTTAGTTTTAATATTCAGGAGCCGTTTCGTTATCAGATCAGATTTACTGCCGTTGGTTATCAGCCGTACACTTACGAGGTAAACAGTTTATCAACGGTTATTAAAATCAACCTGCAGCCGCTGGTAACGAAACTGGCAGAAGTAAATATTAGTAGTCCGCCCAATGCGGTGAGCGTTAAACAGGGTAAACTCACCTACAACGTAGAGCAAAGTGCTACGGCTACCGGTAGCAACGTGCTGGAATTATTGCGCCGTACTCCCGGGGTAAATGTAGATCAGGATGGTAATATCCTGCTGAAGGGATCGGCAGCAGTGAACGTGATGCTGGATGGCCGTATGACCTATCTTTCCGGTCAGCAGTTGAGCCGCCTGCTCGAAGGCATGAATTCAGGAACGGTGAGCAAGATCGAAGTCATCACCACACCATCTGCACAGTTCGATGCGGCCGGTAATGCCGGGATCATCAACATCATGAGCCGCCGTACCAACAAAGCGGGCTATGCACTCAATATCAGCAGCGGGATGACCATCAGCCGCTACTTGTTGCATTCGGAAAGCCTGAACGGAAATGTAAGGACAGGTAAAGTCAACTTCTTCGGCAGCTTTGGCTATAATTACAGGCGGCGTTTTTTAGAAGAAACCAGTACGCAGTTATCGGGCGGTTCGACGCTCTTACGGGATGGGATCAATCCGAACCAAAGCCGTTTTTACAGCTACAAGGGTGGCGTTGATATCAACTTATCATCCCGGCAGCAACTGGGCTTTAGTTATACGGGTACCACTGATGACTGGAGCAAAGATGCCGCAGGGACATTAACGATAATAAATAATGCCAATCAGATAACTTCAAGGGTACTGAGCCATGACTATGCGAAGGAACCCTTTTATAACAATATTTTTAACCTTAATTACCTGCTTAAGCTTGATACTTTAGGAAAAGTACTGAGCGCCGATGCGGATTATATTGGCTACCGGAATTTTTCGGACGGTTACCTGAACAGTAATACCTACGATCCACAGGGCAACCTGGTCGGAGGCTTCCAACAATTGAACTTTCACCAGCCCAGTATCATCCATATCCGCTCCTTTAAAGCCGACCTGACCCTGCCTTTCAAAACCTGGAAGTATAAAGCCGGGGTGAAATACGCTGCAGTAGAAACGGATAACAATTTCCGGTATGACTCGCTGGCCAACGGGGTGAGCACTTATGCACCATCGCTCAGCGATCATTTTCAATACCACGAACGTATAGCGGCCGCGTATGGTTCAGTTTCCTGTAAATGGGTGGGTACTGATTTGGAGGCCGGCCTGCGCGCCGAACAAACTAACCTGGATGCTAACGCCATTGCAGCAGGCCGACGCAACACCGCGAACTATTTAAGCTGGTTTCCCTCACTGGGCATCACGCAAAGTTTAGGCAAGGAGCAGCAGCTTGATCTGTCAGTCAGCCGCCGTATTAACCGGCCCAACTATACTGATCTGAACCCCGTGCGCTACTACATCGATAAGTATGCACTTTATCAGGGTAATCCCGGACTGGTTGCCGAAACCTCCTGGTTATCCCAGCTTTCTTATACGTGGAAAGACCGTTATATCGCCAGTTTGAGTTACAACCATTCGGAAAATTTCATCGGCAGGACTGCCACCGTCGACCCGGTAACCCAGTTGCTTACCTTAAGTACGGGAAATTTTCCGCATCGCGACCGGTTGGAGCTGCAATTGATCATTCCGGTCACACTGGCTGCTTTCTGGGAGGTGCAAACCACAACCACTTTCAGCCATACGGCCTACCCCGTAGCACAACTGGCCGGCCCGTTGACCGTGACAAAAGATGCGGTGGATCTGTTTGTTAACCAAACCTTCCGCCTGCCCGCTAAAATTACTTTTGAATTGCAGACCCGTTATACTTCGCCCGATCTGAACGGCGCCTATATGTCCCGATATTATTTTACCATGGATGGCGGGTTCAAAAAGAGCTTCCTGAACAAAAAACTGGATGCCCGCCTGGCCTTTGCCGACCTGTTTCATACCGGCTGGTACTGGGGCTATTCGTTGAGCGATACCTTACCCTACAGTTATAAAAATACACCTGATAGCCGTAGGCTGAGTTTCAGCCTGGTTTATCATCTGGGTGGTAAATTGACACCCGGAAAAACACACCGAACCGAAGAACAGGATCGATTATAA
- a CDS encoding ABC transporter permease, whose translation MKKIKIIAGKEFRSGLRSPAWYLAGGLFLLLTLLILISGYRNYRQRSQERAAAVSEQRSRWLNQDPKHPHIAAHFGNFAFMPQTPLSFFDHGLDDFTGTVAYLEPHRQNEFAFKPAESAGAVSRFGVLTASMMLQVIFPLMIIFISFDGFSREFEQQTIQLLYSQGISFRQLYLGKFYGLGLLLFLLLILVLLILAILAGTDIAQWSRILLLGGMYGSYFAVILALSLLCSAYLRNGRLTLLLLTGLWVMITIVLPKWAASTGDGLFRLPTKNTFDAAIHHDLLNGINGHDPSGARAQKLKNELLRKYNVDTVAKLPFNFDGYIMEAGEEYSSRVYDRHFAQLQQTLIRQNQLTQWCGLIDPFIAVNGLSMALAGTDYYSHLAFQRQAEQYRRHFVQQMNHEMEVHSKMGDWDYRSDRRVFAAVPPFHYHPPGLMTSVSHQLPGMISLLIWSMLIGWFVQRYPVYLNHA comes from the coding sequence ATGAAGAAAATCAAAATCATTGCAGGTAAAGAATTCCGCAGCGGCTTGCGGTCACCCGCCTGGTACCTGGCCGGCGGTCTTTTCCTATTGCTGACGCTGCTGATCCTGATCAGCGGTTATCGTAACTACCGGCAGCGCAGCCAGGAAAGAGCGGCGGCTGTCAGCGAACAGCGCAGCCGCTGGCTTAACCAGGACCCGAAGCATCCGCATATCGCCGCTCATTTCGGAAACTTTGCGTTCATGCCGCAGACACCATTAAGCTTTTTTGATCACGGGCTGGATGATTTCACAGGTACCGTGGCCTATCTGGAACCGCACCGGCAAAATGAGTTCGCATTTAAGCCTGCTGAATCCGCCGGTGCGGTAAGCCGCTTTGGCGTGCTCACCGCTTCTATGATGCTACAGGTGATCTTTCCGCTCATGATCATTTTTATAAGTTTTGACGGCTTTAGCCGTGAGTTTGAACAGCAAACCATTCAGTTACTGTACAGCCAGGGTATTTCCTTCAGGCAGTTATATCTGGGTAAGTTTTATGGTTTAGGCCTTTTGTTGTTTTTACTGCTAATACTGGTATTGCTCATTTTAGCTATTCTTGCAGGCACCGATATCGCGCAATGGTCACGGATATTGCTATTGGGTGGAATGTATGGTTCATACTTTGCAGTGATACTGGCGCTAAGCCTGCTTTGTTCTGCCTATTTGCGGAATGGCAGGTTGACCTTATTGTTGCTGACAGGGCTCTGGGTCATGATTACCATTGTGCTGCCTAAATGGGCCGCCAGCACCGGTGACGGGCTTTTCCGTTTGCCCACTAAAAACACGTTCGATGCAGCCATTCATCATGACCTGCTTAATGGCATCAACGGGCATGATCCTTCCGGTGCCCGTGCGCAAAAGCTTAAAAACGAATTGCTGCGGAAATATAACGTGGATACGGTAGCTAAACTGCCTTTCAATTTTGATGGCTATATCATGGAAGCCGGGGAGGAATATAGCAGCCGGGTGTATGACCGCCACTTTGCGCAACTGCAGCAGACGCTCATCCGGCAGAACCAGCTTACGCAATGGTGCGGACTGATCGATCCTTTTATCGCCGTAAACGGATTATCCATGGCTTTAGCCGGGACAGATTATTACAGTCATCTGGCGTTTCAGCGGCAGGCCGAGCAGTATCGCCGCCATTTTGTTCAGCAGATGAACCATGAAATGGAGGTGCATTCCAAAATGGGAGATTGGGATTACCGGTCTGACCGGCGGGTTTTCGCTGCCGTCCCTCCATTTCATTACCATCCGCCCGGCCTGATGACCTCGGTTAGCCACCAATTGCCGGGAATGATTTCCTTGCTGATCTGGTCAATGCTGATCGGGTGGTTCGTTCAGCGTTATCCGGTTTACTTAAATCACGCTTAA
- a CDS encoding DUF3526 domain-containing protein: MIRTIFHTEYLQLKRSPALLAGFICYLLLGAYSIYYGRQIIHNQQEKIAEAVDSTGRAQAAYVKSFMADTTTTAGRYNYEKAAVPSLVRFNYPFLAMNRPGALSSLCIGQRDLFPLYYPLTAQSYYVQTLKGDIYNPFKLKAGNFDLAFVIVYLMPLLLCALCFDVLSTELRSGTDRLLIIASGNLRLLLLYRLLFRSGLVMAATLLLCLAGFAVTGQIKLLQGLGWILVTVIYALFWTGINFWVNSFKKDGTFNAIAVLTVWVSVIIIIPSAADLALGQIPRTQETKLAALMRSRNMPETDSAMNTALQKFYVINPRYQPKDTQPGRFYYFQGYSAFLFNGDRAADSLADMRNEVLAQHQRKMSRLNMIDPAYNTSEMLSMLAGTTLADEWAFKSAARSFHRNVFWFSNRPLFEGRLMNPLDYLAEPKFQTPPASFELKHWFSDLLVLTIGVLVFWLAGWIKLKNSPSI; the protein is encoded by the coding sequence ATGATCCGTACGATTTTTCATACCGAATACTTACAGCTTAAAAGAAGTCCGGCTTTATTGGCAGGCTTTATTTGTTATTTATTGCTGGGGGCGTACAGCATTTATTATGGGCGGCAGATCATTCATAACCAACAGGAAAAGATCGCTGAAGCCGTCGATTCGACCGGACGTGCTCAGGCAGCTTATGTAAAAAGTTTTATGGCAGATACAACGACCACGGCAGGCCGTTACAATTACGAAAAAGCAGCTGTACCTTCACTGGTCAGGTTTAATTATCCTTTCCTGGCCATGAACCGGCCAGGCGCACTTTCGTCCCTGTGCATCGGACAACGCGATCTCTTCCCGCTGTATTACCCATTGACCGCCCAAAGCTATTATGTGCAGACACTTAAAGGAGATATTTACAATCCATTTAAATTGAAAGCAGGTAATTTTGACCTGGCTTTTGTCATCGTTTACCTGATGCCCTTGCTGCTCTGCGCGCTATGCTTTGATGTGTTGTCAACCGAGTTGCGTTCAGGTACCGACCGTTTGCTCATCATTGCTTCTGGTAACCTTCGCCTGCTGCTGTTATACCGCTTGCTGTTCCGTTCGGGGCTGGTCATGGCTGCTACCTTATTATTATGCCTGGCCGGTTTTGCAGTCACCGGCCAAATCAAGCTGCTTCAAGGCCTGGGCTGGATCCTTGTAACCGTCATCTACGCCCTGTTCTGGACGGGGATCAATTTTTGGGTCAATAGCTTTAAAAAAGACGGAACGTTCAATGCGATTGCGGTACTGACTGTCTGGGTGAGCGTCATCATCATTATCCCGTCCGCTGCCGATCTGGCACTGGGACAGATTCCGCGTACCCAGGAAACAAAATTAGCAGCGCTGATGCGCAGCCGGAATATGCCGGAAACAGATAGCGCGATGAATACGGCCCTGCAAAAATTTTACGTGATCAATCCGCGGTATCAGCCCAAAGACACGCAACCTGGCCGGTTCTATTATTTCCAGGGATACTCGGCATTTTTATTTAATGGCGACCGCGCGGCAGACAGCCTGGCGGATATGCGCAATGAAGTATTGGCGCAACATCAGCGAAAAATGTCGCGATTGAATATGATCGATCCGGCTTACAATACGTCTGAAATGTTAAGCATGCTGGCGGGTACCACTTTAGCAGACGAATGGGCATTTAAGTCAGCCGCTCGTTCTTTTCACCGGAATGTATTTTGGTTTAGTAACCGTCCGCTATTCGAAGGCAGGTTGATGAATCCGCTGGATTATCTCGCCGAGCCTAAATTCCAAACGCCACCAGCATCTTTTGAGTTAAAGCATTGGTTTAGTGATCTGCTGGTGTTAACTATTGGCGTTCTGGTGTTCTGGTTGGCGGGCTGGATCAAATTGAAAAACAGCCCGTCAATATGA
- a CDS encoding MATE family efflux transporter → MNKREEILQGNLWRLMIRLSLPGILGMLVISVNGLVDAFFVSHLVGADAFAGVSYTMPLLTVNAAVIALLSAGAGSVYSRAIGSNDQSILAMLFRHLLAAVLVITVLLMILGFAASPWLLAWLDIPARQLPFAQDFYHVTLAGAFFPVFGLCTSALIRSEGHIGKAMRITALAMLLNALINPLLIRYAGLGVKGSAMASILAMVFYSALTLVHLSGKNSPLQLKWGIIDLQFLHILLKTGLPTFYMQANGFFRQLILFKLAAFSARSPNDVAVFSGIYRLFSFAAIPMFGMLQALGPVVGINYGAGEFDRSRRAVAIFRSCAIILLLPIALTCFIFPQTVLSLLLARPELAAAGAGYFRLVILVLLMMPFASGSIVFLQSTGQSALASKFTLRRELLIFLPVVLFSVYLWHYPGIYIALLAENIIYINIVYWCTRNRMQAVAAQHLRATI, encoded by the coding sequence ATGAATAAACGCGAAGAAATATTGCAGGGTAACTTATGGAGATTAATGATTAGGTTATCCCTGCCCGGGATCCTGGGCATGCTGGTGATCTCGGTCAATGGTTTGGTTGATGCCTTTTTTGTATCTCATTTAGTCGGAGCGGATGCTTTTGCAGGTGTGTCTTACACGATGCCCCTGTTAACTGTTAACGCGGCGGTAATCGCGCTTTTATCAGCCGGTGCAGGATCGGTTTACAGCCGGGCTATCGGCAGTAATGACCAGTCTATCTTAGCCATGTTATTCCGGCACCTGCTGGCCGCTGTACTGGTGATCACTGTTTTGCTCATGATCCTGGGTTTTGCTGCCTCCCCATGGCTGTTAGCCTGGCTGGATATTCCTGCACGTCAACTGCCTTTCGCGCAGGATTTCTACCATGTAACTCTGGCCGGTGCCTTTTTTCCGGTTTTCGGCCTGTGTACTTCGGCACTCATCCGTTCTGAAGGGCATATCGGTAAAGCCATGCGTATCACTGCATTGGCCATGCTGCTTAACGCGCTGATCAATCCCTTGCTGATCCGGTATGCAGGGTTAGGCGTAAAAGGTTCGGCGATGGCCAGTATACTGGCGATGGTCTTTTATAGTGCCCTTACCCTGGTTCATTTGTCAGGAAAAAACAGTCCCCTGCAATTGAAATGGGGTATAATAGATCTTCAATTTTTGCATATCCTGCTGAAAACGGGGCTGCCGACTTTTTACATGCAGGCTAACGGCTTCTTTCGCCAGTTGATCCTCTTCAAGCTCGCGGCCTTTAGTGCCAGGTCGCCTAATGATGTGGCCGTATTTTCGGGTATTTACCGTTTATTCTCCTTCGCGGCTATCCCCATGTTCGGCATGTTACAGGCCCTGGGGCCGGTGGTGGGCATTAACTATGGTGCCGGTGAATTTGACCGGAGCAGACGTGCCGTAGCTATCTTTCGCAGTTGCGCCATTATTCTGCTACTGCCCATCGCACTTACTTGTTTTATTTTTCCGCAAACGGTACTGTCGTTATTGTTAGCGAGACCTGAACTGGCTGCAGCTGGTGCGGGTTATTTTCGATTGGTTATCTTGGTCTTGTTAATGATGCCTTTCGCATCGGGCAGTATCGTTTTTCTGCAATCCACAGGGCAATCAGCCCTGGCTTCCAAATTTACCCTGCGGCGGGAATTACTGATCTTTTTGCCGGTGGTTTTATTTTCGGTATACCTATGGCACTATCCGGGGATCTACATCGCCTTACTGGCCGAAAATATCATCTATATCAATATCGTTTACTGGTGTACACGCAACCGCATGCAGGCGGTGGCTGCTCAGCATTTACGGGCAACGATATGA